A window of the Tiliqua scincoides isolate rTilSci1 chromosome 5, rTilSci1.hap2, whole genome shotgun sequence genome harbors these coding sequences:
- the RP9 gene encoding retinitis pigmentosa 9 protein, whose translation MSSQAGRREEARTGSLKRHRESLPGASSCGSPSGGSKGLERREQKRKKREVQQIQQIQHLESFYEKLPPGLIKEDETKPEDCIPDVPGNENAREFLAHAPTKGLWMPLGKEVKVMQCWRCKRYGHRTGDKECPFFIKGNQKLEQFRVAHEDPMYDIIRENKRHEKEMRIQQLKQLLEDSTSDEDSSSSSSSDCKEKSKKKKKSKKKKKKKRKHKSSKSSKRSESD comes from the exons ATGTCCTCCCAGGCGGGCAGGCGCGAGGAGGCGAGGACCGGCAGCCTCAAGCGGCACCGCGAGTCCCTGCCAGGCGCCAGCAGCTGCGGCAGCCCCAGCGGAGGCAGCAAAGGGCTGGAGCggagggagcagaagaggaagaagcgGGAGGTCCAGCAGATCCAGCAGATCCAACACCTGGAGTCCTT CTATGAGAAACTTCCTCCAGGGCTAATTAAG GAAGATGAGACTAAACCTGAGGACTGCATCCCTGACGTACCTGGCAATGAAAATGCACGAGAGTTCCTAGCACATGCTCCAACTAAGGGACTCTGGATGCCTCTGGGGAAAGAGGTCAAGGTTATGCAGT GCTGGAGATGTAAACGTTATGGACACAGAACAGGAGATAAAGAATGCCCATTCTTCATTAAAGGCAATCAGAAACTAGAACAGTTCAGAGTA GCACATGAAGACCCAATGTATGATATAATAAGAGAAAATAAGCGCCATGAGAAGGAAATGCG GATACAACAGTTGAAGCAGCTGCTGGAGGATTCCACTTCAGATGAAGACAGCAGTAGCTCCAGCTCTTCTGATTGTAAAGAAAAatccaaaaagaagaagaaatccaagaagaagaagaagaaaaagagaaagcacaAATCTTCTAAATCTAGCAAGAGGTCTGAATCGGACTGA
- the LOC136654154 gene encoding uncharacterized protein isoform X1, with product MKGRSGRGRGECFETELLIDKEEAQNCEFQSLLKAREEKVRYNTMEDTCRGHELPEAWKTEFVKMRPLIPAIFQVVTAIAIIVTGCFGEAGIGTPWWSGSMFIISGTSLLMLLLMKQTVFWEKCAFITIILSTLIAVLALTLYCLEFALATLPQSPFPHQGISATRLVRHYNVTTAELALTAFELGICSWILYILQKSRKTLAH from the exons ATGAAGGGGCGGAGCGGAAGAGGCAGGGGAG AGTGTTTTGAAACAGAATTGCTGATAGATAAGGAGGAAGCCCAGAACTGTGAATTCCAGTCATTGCTGAAAGCGAGGGAAGAGAAGGTACGATACAATACT ATGGAAGATACTTGCAGAGGACATGAACTGCCAGAAGCCTGGAAGACAGAATTTGTAAAAATGCGACCTCTGATACCTGCT ATATTTCAAGTCGTAACTGCAATTGCAATTATTGTCACTGGCTGTTTTGGAGAAGCAGGAATTGGAACACCATGGTGGTCTGGAAGCATG TTCATTATATCTGGCACATCTCTTCTAATGCTATTACTAATGAAGCAGACAGTTTTTTGG GAAAAATGTGCCTTCATAACTATAATTCTTAGTACATTAATAGCTGTGCTGGCCTTAACTCTTTATTGTCTGGAATTTGCACTTGCCACATTGCCTCAGAGTCCCTTTCCTCACCAGGGAATCAGT GCCACACGACTGGTACGCCATTACAATGTGACTACCGCTGAACTTGCACTAACAGCTTTTGAGCTTGGAATCTGTAGTTGGATTTTGTATATACTACAAAAATCTAGAAAAACACTGGCACATTGA
- the LOC136654154 gene encoding uncharacterized protein isoform X2 translates to MEDTCRGHELPEAWKTEFVKMRPLIPAIFQVVTAIAIIVTGCFGEAGIGTPWWSGSMFIISGTSLLMLLLMKQTVFWEKCAFITIILSTLIAVLALTLYCLEFALATLPQSPFPHQGISATRLVRHYNVTTAELALTAFELGICSWILYILQKSRKTLAH, encoded by the exons ATGGAAGATACTTGCAGAGGACATGAACTGCCAGAAGCCTGGAAGACAGAATTTGTAAAAATGCGACCTCTGATACCTGCT ATATTTCAAGTCGTAACTGCAATTGCAATTATTGTCACTGGCTGTTTTGGAGAAGCAGGAATTGGAACACCATGGTGGTCTGGAAGCATG TTCATTATATCTGGCACATCTCTTCTAATGCTATTACTAATGAAGCAGACAGTTTTTTGG GAAAAATGTGCCTTCATAACTATAATTCTTAGTACATTAATAGCTGTGCTGGCCTTAACTCTTTATTGTCTGGAATTTGCACTTGCCACATTGCCTCAGAGTCCCTTTCCTCACCAGGGAATCAGT GCCACACGACTGGTACGCCATTACAATGTGACTACCGCTGAACTTGCACTAACAGCTTTTGAGCTTGGAATCTGTAGTTGGATTTTGTATATACTACAAAAATCTAGAAAAACACTGGCACATTGA